From one Brachionichthys hirsutus isolate HB-005 unplaced genomic scaffold, CSIRO-AGI_Bhir_v1 contig_1098, whole genome shotgun sequence genomic stretch:
- the LOC137915791 gene encoding sentrin-specific protease 7-like encodes MMDHQRAVTMPFTVDKDKLMESPFRIPMTCVSSEIGTLDKKVSWTEFSDRKHRHCDSHCRNGSILFGHNPAAKFTLEMCRRKPRLILTDILKSEEGKAYMERIKQNRTLGNRGQVSSTQTELSDCRDSSLNCRHRRYCHRMARNTTGSKKTPCLLSRRSRFRRRPQNNDDHVGDEEKDIEEVILGTKEDYRFSEVVDCGLSVSWEPADDGNSCDEFSPACMGEKWTDPDKEVRDSLQKNKRRITGSQCNGTNGPKRSRESVLRLTRGDGRDGALASSPACLEECRDDLEGLDQNVLEFTLGGDAADAQVPVTSASSETGEVRGACRRRLSSSQDNTTQTAHPEPIVLSSDDESCDIPQHGGPAVRSAVAAEETLIQEAGAKPQEPSDVEDMQLVPAAVEELPPEGVSLFSKVEHNCTAVAFSTVHCGAHRGRSNGELMLTDKQIIIPLKDLSKQAEMTLAIDCKDLRRYSIWEQQDLQDLQFKCAVEPFPPATLLLYLSESGAAAVQQNFFKLCGRLTETTDTDTVSPFIVLTLQDSLEGMEGALLRSLLDLYCLNSIADADCIPSRDAGLEDFDSPVLSLADSIELIKRTGLVSNLLSLLSLENPDSHLNTDLDSPHSDTERSITPPIQPEDDSLPETKVETKPEGVSGPPLKPEEDHKDQEADEPHEKREEKPCPAYTLCHRRTKASYSVSMCKPDSSWTKYKHKGSAHRQFLPPLRRLIQFPPPPIKGGITVTMEDLQCLDSGQFLNDVILDFYLKYLLHKASAAVTERSHIFSSFFYKQLTRRDNASEGNAKDSCQRQRRHQRVKTWTRHVDIFKKDFLFVPVNQEAHWYLVVICFPGLDESAFKAQNGPSAQVGETQSSTGELQDEEATQGCESPDNNTETLPNPPLLNHKDHGDTETENTKEDSSKDPKPGPVSCTEQTFKKKTICKRPCILVMDSLKRSPHERVFKLLRDYLESEWEVRRGLSREFNAEQMQSSHCKVPLQDNSSDCGLYLLQYVESFLQDPVVHFDLPLQLQRWFPRQQVRRKRDEIRNLVLNLYRSQNLSNGR; translated from the exons ATGATGGACCATCAAAGAGCCGTAACGATGCCTTTTACTGTTGACAAGGATAAATTG ATGGAGAGCCCCTTCAGAATTCCCATGACGTGTGTTTCATCAGAGATCGGGACACTTGACAAAAAG GTTTCTTGGACAGAATTTTCAGATCGGAAACACAGACATTGTGATTCACACTGTAGAAATGGATCCATATTGTTTGGTCACAATCCTGCGGCCAAGTTCACGTTGGAAATGTGCAG GAGGAAGCCCCGGCTGATCCTGACTGATATTCTGAAGTCAGAAGAGGGCAAGGCTTACATGGAGAGAATAAAACAGAATCGTACGCTGGGAAATCGAGGACAAGTGTCGAGCACGCAGACGGAGCTCAGCGACTGCAGGGACTCATCCCTGAACTGCAGACACAGACGGTATTGTCACAGGATGGCAAGAAATACGACAGGCAGCAAGAAGACCCCATGTTTACTGTCTCGAAG GTCACGGTTCCGGAGAAGGCCACAAAATAATGATGATCATGTGGGCGATGAAGAAAAAGATATTGAAGAGGTGATATTGGGCACGAAGGAGGACTACAGATTTTCTGAAGTTGTTG ATTGTGGGCTGTCTGTGAGCTGGGAGCCTGCCGATGATGGAAACAGCTGCGATGAGTTCTCTCCAGCTTGCATGGGAGAAAAGTGGACCGATCCAGATAAAGAAGTCCGAGACAGTCTG CAA AAGAATAAACGGAGGATTACAGGGTCACAGTGCAACGGGACCAACGGCCCCAAGCGCTCCAGAGAGAGCGTGCTTCGCCTCACGCGAGGAGACGGGAGAGATGGCGCCCTGGCCTCCTCGCCCGCTTGTCTGGAAGAATGTCGAGACGATCTGGAGGGCCTGGATCAGAACGTTCTGGAGTTCACGCTTGGAGGCGATGCGGCAGATGCTCAGGTCCCAGTCACCAGTGCAAGTTCGGAGACTGGAGAGGTTCGCGGTGCCTGCAGACGTCGTCTGTCGTCCAGCCAAGACAACACAACCCAAACAGCCCACCCTGAACCCA TCGTGCTCTCGAGTGATGACGAGAGTTGTGACATTCCTCAGCACGGCGGTCCAGCGGTCCGGTCTGCTGTTGCTGCGGAAGAAACATTAATACAGGAAGCAGGAGCCAAACCGCAAGAACCGTCCGACGTAGAGGACATGCAG CTGGTGCCGGCGGCTGTAGAAGAGCTTCCTCCAGAGGGTGTTTCTCTGTTCTCCAAAGTAGAACACAACTGTACGGCCGTGGCCTTCTCCACCGTGCACTGCGGAGCTCACCGAGGGAGATCAAATGGAGAACTCATG ctaacagacaaacaaatcatCATCCCTCTGAAAG ACCTTAGTAAACAAGCTGAGATGACGTTAGCGATTGATTGTAAGGACCTGAGGAGGTACAGTATTTGGGAGCAGCAAGACCTGCAGGATCTTCAATTTAAGTGCGCCGTGGAACCCTTCCCTCCTGCTACACTCCTGCTATACTTGTCAGAaagtggtgctgctgctgtgcagcaGAACTTCTTCAAGCTGTGTGGCCGACTCACTGAAACCACTGACACTG ACACGGTGAGCCCGTTCATCGTGCTGACTCTGCAAGATTCTCTGGAGGGAATGGAAGGGGCTTTGCTTCGCTCCCTCTTGGACCTCTACTGTCTCAACAGTATTGCAGATGCGGATTGCATTCCTTCTCGAGATGCTGGCTTGGAGGACTTTGATAGTCCTGTCCTTTCTCTGGCCGATAGCATAGAGCTGATTAAAAGAACTGGATTGGTCTCTAACCTGTTGTCTCTTCTGAGCCTGGAGAACCCGGATTCTCATCTTAACACAGACCTGGATAGCCCACATTCTGACACAGAAAGAAGTATAACACCACCCATCCAACCAGAAGATGATTCACTGCCAGAAACAAAGGTCGAAACAAAGCCCGAAGGAGTGAGTGGGCCGCCGCTAAAACCAGAGGAGGATCACAAAGATCAAGAGGCTGACGAGCCCCATGAG aagagagaagagaaacccTGTCCTGCATACACGCTGTGCCACCGTAGAACCAAAGCATCCTACTCTGTGTCCATGTGCAAACCGGACTCGAGCTGGACCAAATACAAACACAAGGGCTCAGCTCACAGGCAA tttctaccaccTCTGCGTAGACTGATCCAGTTTCCCCCTCCACCAATAAAAGGAGGGATAACGGTTACAATGGAGGACCTGCAGTGCCTTGACAGTGGGCAGTTCCTCAATGACGTCATCCTTGATTTTTACCTCAA ATACCTCCTCCATAAAGCTTCTGCTGCTGTGACCGAGCGCTCCCAcatcttcagcagcttcttctaCAAGCAGCTGACGCGGAGGGACAATGCCAGTGAAGGCAACGCCAAGGACTC CTGTCAGAGACAGAGGCGCCACCAACGGGTGAAGACATGGACACGACATGTGGACATCTTCAAGAAGGACTTCCTCTTTGTGCCGGTGAATCAGGA GGCTCATTGGTATTTAGTTGTCATTTGCTTTCCTGGACTGGATGAGTCAGCATTTAAGGCACAGAATGGTCCAAGCGCTCAGGTTGGAGAGACCCAGAGCAGCACGGGCGAGTTACAGGACGAAGAGGCAACTCAAGGCTGTGAAAGCCCCGATAATAACACAGAGACGCTGCCTAACCCCCCCTTGTTGAACCACAAAGACCacggggacacagagacag AAAACACTAAAGAAGACTCAAGTAAAGACCCAAAACCTGGTCCAGTG AGCTGCACAGAACAAACCTTCAAGAAGAAAACTATTTGCAAGAG GCCGTGCATTCTCGTAATGGATTCCCTGAAACGTTCTCCTCACGAGCGAGTCTTTAAGCTGTTACGAGA CTACTTGGAGTCCGAGTGGGAGGTCCGTCGCGGTTTGTCGAGGGAATTCAACGCAGAACAGATGCAGAGCTCACACTGCAAAGTTCCCCTTCAGGACAACAGCAGTGACTGCGGCCTTTACCTGCTGCAATACGTTGAGAGTTTTTTGCAG GACCCCGTGGTGCACTTTGACCTGCCGTTACAACTGCAACGTTGGTTTCCACGGCAGCAGGTGCGAAGGAAACGGGACGAAATCAGAAATCTGGTGCTAAACCTTTACCGAAGTCAAAACCTGAGTAACGGCAGATAG